From the Planktothricoides raciborskii GIHE-MW2 genome, the window AAACCTTGCCAGAAATTTCTCCTTTGTATCATCCTGAATTTAGATTTAATAATTTTCAAGAATTCCTCAATGGCTTTACCAGTTATATTCACCCGTGGTTACGCACCCCCAATGGCTATGCAGAATTAATCGATGCGGCGATTGACTCTTTAATTCAACAAAATATTCGCTATGTGGAACTAAATTTTAGTATCTTAAGTATTCAGCGAGTTAATCATAACCTTGAAGAGGTTTTATTTTTATTAGAAAATGCAATAAATCGAGCTAATCAACAAGGTTTTATGATTAAATTAATTGCGGGTATTAGTCGGAATAAACCACCAGAAATAGCCAGTAAAATTGTCAAGCAATTACTTAATTATTCTATAATTTCAGGGTTCGATCTTCATGGGTTTGAAACCCCAGAAACTCGCGCTGATTTATTCCGAGAGGCTTTTGAACTAGCCCAAGCAGCAGGCAAAAAAATCAAAGCCCATGCGGGAGAAATGGATAGACCTGCAAGTATTCGGGCGGCGGTGACAGGGTTAGGGGTGACTCAAATTGGTCACGGCACTTCGGCTATGGAAGATGCGGAGTTAATCCAGTTATTAATTGAGCGAGATATTGTGTTAGAAATGTGTCCGAGTTCTAACGAAAAGTTAGGCAATATTCAGCGGTATGATGACCATCCGATTTTAGCCTTAGATGCGGTTGGGGTTGCTGTCACCGTGAACTCGGACGATCCGAGTTTATTTGGAGTTCATTTAACTGATGAAATGGTGCGATTAGTGACAGAAAGAGGTGTGGCGATCGCAGATTTAGTGCGTTGGACTCGTAACGCTTTTAATTGTGCGATCGCCGATGCTGACTCGCGGCATGAATTGCATCGTCAATTAGATACCTGGGCAGCAGCTTATCAGAATTTCCAGCCTATAAGTAGGTGAACATAATTAATTGCACTTTTTGTTCCCCGCCGATAGGCTTTGGATTCCCGCCTTCGCGGGAATGACAGGTTTTTTCTGATATGGTCTGTGGTGCATTTATTTCTGCCCGACTACTTACAGCCTTGATTTAGCAAATTCGGGGAA encodes:
- a CDS encoding adenosine deaminase family protein, whose translation is MQKNLKQIINEMPKAELHLHLEATPHWSSIRQAFARHYGETLPEISPLYHPEFRFNNFQEFLNGFTSYIHPWLRTPNGYAELIDAAIDSLIQQNIRYVELNFSILSIQRVNHNLEEVLFLLENAINRANQQGFMIKLIAGISRNKPPEIASKIVKQLLNYSIISGFDLHGFETPETRADLFREAFELAQAAGKKIKAHAGEMDRPASIRAAVTGLGVTQIGHGTSAMEDAELIQLLIERDIVLEMCPSSNEKLGNIQRYDDHPILALDAVGVAVTVNSDDPSLFGVHLTDEMVRLVTERGVAIADLVRWTRNAFNCAIADADSRHELHRQLDTWAAAYQNFQPISR